The nucleotide sequence AACACGCTAGGCATTGCTGTGCTCCACATTACATATAAACTCGATTGCTTTACTCCATAACTTCTTCTACCTGCTCTAGTTGTCAATTGGTCATCAATCAAACTTGCTAACATCAGGCTATTATCCTGATATGCTGATTGAGTTAAATTGAAAAGTATATATGATTCCTCTGACTGAGGATCAAAATCATAATTCTTCTCATAGTCTTCTTCTAGAAGGATTACTGAATTTTCACGTTGAGCAACGTCTAAAGCTCTATCTGTATTTTGGGCTCCCATGACATATACTTCGGAACCTTTTATTCTCTGCTTTCTGGTAAGTGGTGTGCTCTTTGGTAAGGAGTTTGCATGGATTGAAACAAATAAATCTGCATCATGATTATTTGCAATTTCAGATCGCTTTTTAAGATCAATGAACGTATCGTCTTTTCTTGTAAAAACAACCTCTACATCAGGCACGTTCTTCTTAACATATTCTCCAACCTTCAAGGCTACTTGAAGTGCAACATCTTTTTCTTTGGTGTAAGATCCAACTGTACCAGGGTCCTTACCACCATGTCCAGGATCAATCACAATTTTAGTAACAGCAAAACTCTTCTTTCCTACCGGTTGAAATGAAGCTAGAACCAAAAATAATGTCAGTCCGATGGGTAGTACTATATTTCTCACGTCCTTTATTGTCTAAAATGAAATACTTTTACGCAAAAGTCAGAAAAACGAGCAAAAGCAAATGTTTTTCTAAACAAATGAATACAAAAAATCTGCCAATTGTGTCAATAATTAAGCTTCTCAAAGATAGTTTGGTCGTTGTTCATTTTCAAAAAAGTGAGTTGGATTGAGGCGTCTTATAATACTTTTATGTTTTATTGGCTCTTTCTGTGCATCGGCGCAGGAAATAGATTCGTTGATCCGATCCGATACAACAACTATCGGTCTAGATAGTACAATTGTTTCAGACTCAACTTTAGTTGAACCTTCTGGTAGCGGAAGGAAAAGTGATATCGAGACTACAATCAACTATAACGCTCGAGATTCTTTATTCTTTGATATTAAGAAAAGGGAGCTATTTCTCTATGGTGAAACTCATATAGATTATGGAAGTATTGCATTAGATGCTGAGCGTACGAATGTCGATTGGGATGATCGAACTCTTAAAGCAAAATATTTAACAGATTCAACAGGCAAAAAAGTTGGCAAACCGGTATTTAGTGAAGGGTCAGATGTCTATGTCACTGATGACATTGTTTATAATTTCAAAACTGAAAGAGCACTTATTAAGGGAGTCATTACTGAGAAACAAGGAGGGTTCATGCATGGAGAAGATGTTAAGAAAAATGCAGAAGACGAACTTTTTATCCGTGGAGCAGAGTATACCACCTGCAATCTTGAGCACCCTCATTTTGCAATTCATTCTACTAAGCTGAAGGTGATTCCAAATAACAAGGTTGTATCCGGGCCTTTCAACATGCGATTTAGAGATGTTCCTACTCCTCTTTTCTTTCC is from Marinobacter alexandrii and encodes:
- a CDS encoding N-acetylmuramoyl-L-alanine amidase → MRNIVLPIGLTLFLVLASFQPVGKKSFAVTKIVIDPGHGGKDPGTVGSYTKEKDVALQVALKVGEYVKKNVPDVEVVFTRKDDTFIDLKKRSEIANNHDADLFVSIHANSLPKSTPLTRKQRIKGSEVYVMGAQNTDRALDVAQRENSVILLEEDYEKNYDFDPQSEESYILFNLTQSAYQDNSLMLASLIDDQLTTRAGRRSYGVKQSSLYVMWSTAMPSVLVEIGYLSNPVEEKELNNPDIQSYIASGIYRAIKEYKEAFDARN